The sequence below is a genomic window from Lolium perenne isolate Kyuss_39 chromosome 7, Kyuss_2.0, whole genome shotgun sequence.
GACCCAAAAAGGTTCTGGCTAGGGAATTCTTGCTGGTTGTATAGTGTCATTCATTCATGGAGCCAACTCTGGCCACCGGTGTCACATGGTCTCTAACTGTAGTGTTGGTAGAACCATAGAGATGGGCATATATAGTATTGTTGGTTGATTCAATGCAGTTTGTATGCTTGCACGGTCAGTACTTACTACTTAGGGTGTGCTAAAGCCTATAGTATGGTTGATGATTCATTGATATAGTTGTTAGCAACCTTATCAAACCAGTTAGAGTCAAGTTATTGTCTGGGAGTCAAGTATCAGTGTTCCGTCTCGGTCTCTTGTTCATTGCCTCCTCATCTTGCTCTCCTGACTGATACTGAACCTGCTCTATGTCTGCAACATTACTACCAGGTATTTATGAATGCATACACCATCAATTCTGAATTATGAACAATGGAGTAAGCTAATTGTGTTTTTCAGCTGACTTAGTTATGCATGTGCATTTGCGAAACAGGGTCATTGTAGGCTGAAGCTATGGCTGCAGGGCCACTGGATCTTTGGAATCACTGGTCCATCCAGATCCTTGTGCTCCTCAGCTTCGCACTGCAGGTTGTCCTCTTTTTCTTCGCCGGGATCCGTCGACGTGGAGTCAACCCTGTGCTGAGGATCTTGCTCTGGCTGGCGTACCTGCTGGCTGACTCCACCGCAATATACGCCCTTGGCCATCTCTCCCTTGGCACTATCAGCAAAGAGCGCAAGCAAGGGGAGCTAGTCGCATTCTGGGCTCCATTCCTCCTGATGCACCTTGGTGGCCCGGACTGCATAACTGCGTATGCCCTCCAGGACAACCAGCTCTGGCTGCGACACCTGCAGATCCTCGTCGTGCAGGTCCTCGGAGCTGGCTATGTCCTCTACAAACGCATCGCTGACAATGGGTTCTATGTTATGCTGGCTTCTGTCCTCATGTTCGCCATTGGTGTTGTCAAGTATGTGGAGAGGACATGGGCGCTCAGGTGCGGGAACATGGGTACCATCCGGAGCTCTCTCAAGAGGGGACCAGATGCCAAACATCACGAGTTCCATGCTCTGGATCAAGGGTTCAGAGAGGGGGCTGCCAATGAGGAAGAACTCTATGTGCGCCGTGCTCACTCCGTGTTTCATATATGCAAGGGTGCCATAGTTGATTCTTGGATCGAAAAGGATTCAGAAAACCATGGAGGCGAGATGCTTAGGGACATCATAAATGAAGGCTACAAGGGTATGTGGACATTAATGGAGGTGGAGCTCTCTCTGTTGTATGACATCTTGTACACCAAGGCAGCTGTGATCCATACATGGCGTGGCTACTGCATCCGTCTTGTCTCGCCACTTGCCACTGTCGCCGCCTTCCTGCTTTTCCACTTCAGTGTCAAAGATGGGCACAGAAGAACTGACATTGCTATCACATACACCTTGCTGGCTGGGGCCTTCCTACTGGAGATGGCATCATTGTTGATGGCCCTAGGGTCGAGTTGGACATACAGCTTCTTGTGCACCACACGTTGGAGCTGGTTCCGTTATGCTGTTCTGTGCACGGGAAGGTGGAATCAGCTTCGTCAGCTTGTCAAGAAGATCACGCGAAGACAAGTTGCTGGCCATGCAAGGAGGTGGTCCGGTGAAATGGGGCAGTACAACATGCTGCATTTTTGCAGCCGCCAAGACACAGCCTTCAGTCCAGTTCTCGGTAAACTAGCAAAGATGGTGGGACTAAAGGAGTGGTGGAACAGCAAGCATTACTCAGGGACCATTCAGATTTCAGATGAGCTTAGGCTGTGGCTGCACTGGTACATAGAACAATTGCCCAGGAAAAACAAAGTGAACACGCAAGGGGTGCTCAGGCAGAATTGGGGGGTACAGGCATTGGAGGTTCATCGTTGTTATGATAATTTCAAAGGCTACCTTGGCATTGAGCTGCAAGAGGGAATCGTCATCTGGCACATTGGCACTGATGTCTTCCTTGCCAAAAGCAGTCGAGCGAAGGCAGATTATGGATCCGCGCAGGAGAAACTGGTGAAGACCATTAGGATACTGTCTAATTACATGATGTTCCTCCTCGTTGAGCGGCCTGAGATGTTACCCGGCCTTGCTCAGACGAGGCTGTATCAACAGACGTGCGAGAACTTGGTCGACATGTGGTGTAAGGTTGAGTCCTCAAGTCACAGTCATCCAAACAGGAAGATCCGTACTATGATGAAGGAATTATTCCTCTGGCGTGACGACCCAAATACTTCTCGACTGTTGCAAAGAGATGAGCTTGCCGTCATCCTCTACAGCGAGAAGCCAGAGTATAGCACAGATGTTCCTCGCCTCTGCTATGCTAACTGGGTTGCTAAAGAACTACTCAAACAAGAAAAGGAGAAAGGCAGCAAGGCCATGCTGGACCTGCTCCTACATGTGTGGATGGACTTTCTAGTCTACACTGCCAATAGATGCAGCAGGGAATCCCATGCCAAGAAGCTGAGCAGTGGCGGTGAGTTGACAACCGTCTTATGGCTTATGGCAGATTACTTTCACAAATCATTACTGTATCCCCAGTTTCCTATAGGCGTGCGTACTGATTCACCAGAGGATGGTTGAACCATGTACACGATAACCTAACCATATTGTATCCCGAGTTACCTATCAATATTTGGCAAATTTGGTTTCCAAATTTCATGGCTTCGTTTAAAAAGCTGAAGGCTGCAGCCAAATGACTGGTACAGGCTTCTCTCTCTGGAAGTTACCCTGTTTGTTGTGGCTGTCAGGTACATCACAGAGGACCTTCTGCTCTAGAGGTGATGCTGCCCTAAGCTGTGCCCAATAGCTAAATAAGATTGATCACTCACCGCCACATGGAATTCACAAGTAGACATGTGTTCTCAGATTGTATTTTTCCATGTAATCCCCCTGATTCCTTCCAGATGTAGTGTTGAGAACCGACCAAATGATGAGTTGTATGCAAGAAGCTCTGGGTGCCATGCTAGTGCAATTGGCACATGCATGGCCTCTCACCATCTTTGTACTTACTTGCTGATTTTAAAAGTAGTTACTTCATGTACTCCTGCGTTACTACTAATCAGGGGTGGAGGCATGTCGACCGCGGTGACAGATTATTATTCTGTACTGCTCTCTAGCTAGCAGTGACCATTGAACCGGTCATGGCTGCTCAGTTGGTTAAATTTGGTTGGGATTGGATTGTTTTTGTAAAGTAAGGCTTAGGAGGACCAGTGGTTTTGGGATGCTTCTCTTGCTATTCACTTGTTGGACCTCTTTGTGTTTTGTACTGAAACTAAAAGGCCATGACCATTAGAGCAAAGTTTAGACTGTGAATGAGCTTAGACAAACACAACTATATCAGAATAGCCTTCTCTGATGGCCTTGTGAGTACATGGTTTGAGCCCAAGGAAACTGTCGGCTTTACTTTTTTTGTCTTAATGAAGCTATCACCTCTGTAAACATATAGTAGTGGTGATACTTTACCCATCTGAATCCATCTTTGTCTGATGGATTATCTTGGTAACTGTTATCCTTCCCAAGATgatttatctttatttggttggtacGCATACTACACTGAGGACTAATGATAACTTGTTGAAGCAAAAACATGGTGAAGTAGCTGGCTGTAGATTTTGCTTGGAAATGAAACTGTCCATTGATCATTAATTCGGTTGTGCGGTTTGTTTCTTATCTCTCATTCCTCTTTCCTTTACTTTGTAGCACTCACATGGGTGCTATCTCTATAATACGTGGTAGCAAGATTCAGGTTGAGAGTAAAAAACAAAATTGCAATTCTGAATACTACTGAATGTTTCCAACATCGGAGAAGTGCCAACATTCCTGGATGTTGTTAGTTCTAGATAGCTGTTAGGAATTTGATGCCTCTGATCTCACTGATTTTGTACTGGAGTCAGTCTTGTAGTTTTGAATAAATCAGCTGTTCTCCAAGGGTTGCAAACTTCAAACGCAACATTTTCAGAACAAGTTCTCTATATGTGGGGGAGGTCTTGGCTGtgtattatatttttattttttttgaaacggaggcaaaagctttgcctcatctattaattaagaagaagttgctcgatttttaggagaaaaccgagcGAAAACCTACAACAATAGGGCCAAACCCATACCAACATGACACCCACAAGAGAACAACATCAAAACAAAGCAACCTCTAAACCAACTACAACCGACACCTAAAAGTACAACGTCGCAAAGAAGAGCCACTAAAAGGACATGACAACCAAAAAGAGTCCAACAACTAATCAACCGGCTCTCTTCCTTCTTATGCTCCTGATAGATACTTTCCTGagagacttctccaccctcctGATCATATCCTCCGAGGCCTTTCCCGCCAAGACGCAGTCAATGTCCTTGCCATATCCAGGGCTAGCCGCCTCCAAACTAGCGAGCAAGCCGCAAAGctcttttgcaaaaagagcctCAGAACTAGGCGCCAACACTACTCCACAGTCCAAAGAGGTGAGAGACTGGCAAGGCTCCAACTGTGGTGGCGGGGGTGTCATGGCCACCTCCAAGGTCTCCAAAGAGCATAACACCAGCGGAAGCACCGCAGGAGAATCACCACACAACTCATATCGCTCTGGCGTGATCTGCAACACCGGAGCCAAGGTCTCATTTATTCCCTCGCTCTCCGAGGCAGCCGACACAACAGGTTGCATTGACTGGCTGGGGCTGCCACGAGGAGAGAAACAGCTGTAGAGATATTCTTCCTCAACAACAAATGACTTCTCCTCAGTGGAGCCAAGTGCAAGTGAAACCTTCACGGTGGCGAGCTCATGTCCACCTGAAGAACATGCCTCCGTCGGCTCCAAAGAATCACCAACATGTGCCAACAACAACTTGAGACTTGCCACCTCCTCACGGAGGGGGCGAGTCGCCTCCTCGATGCGCGTAGCAACCAACTGGGTGAGCTCCATGCGCAGCAAGGAAACCTCGCGCTGAAAGCGGGAGTCCAAACTGGCGTTGACATTGAACTCCTCACAACACCGTGGAGAGGGCATTGGCGGCGATGTTGCAGGAGACGACGAGTGGCACACGACCTCGACCCAACTCCGGGGTGGCGAGGAACGACAAGGCTGAGCGGGCGGAGAGCGGCTCCGCTGAAAGGGAGCACGTGCCGGAGAACGAGCACGAGTATCCGGAGAGCGAGAACGAGCGGCGGGAAAGCGTGCACGGCAGAAGCGCTCCCGATGACCAGGACGACGGCATCGGATGCATCTGAAGGGCGCACTGCATGTGTTGACATGGTGGTCACGCTCGAGGCACCGAAAACATCTCCCACGAGCCCAACGCTTGAAAGAGAGACTACGCTCGAGGCCTTCATTCTGAAGCAAAGCTGATGGCTCGCGGACATGGCGTTTGCCCCGACCCACATGCACCCAGCCATCCTGGTCGCCAAGGGTGTCAACAACAAAGAGGCTATCGCAGGGCTCTGCTGGCGCTTGCACATCAAGGACAACACCGTTGGTGGAGACATCATCAGTGGTGCCACAAACTGAGACGGAAACGACGCCTTTGCTGCAGGCCAAGGGTGACTGCGCAACCAACTCTTCATCgatgtcgtcatcgctgtcggagACCAATGAAGAAACCCAAAGCAAGCTCGAGGCTGACGGTGCATCATAAGAACGAAGGGGCACCTCGTCAGCACCACCCGAGGCAACTGGCGGAACCGACAAGTACCCGAGTCCTTCGACCAACACGAAAGGGTCGCAGAGCAGCCCATCAAAAGAGCAATGACCGGTTGGAGGAGCGGCCGCCATCACAGACCTATGGCGATGACCACGACGAAGCAAGCTCATGCATGCAGAGAACGACTCGAGGGTCGCTGGCCCCAGGCCTGAGGAGATGCCGACGAGGGGCATGGATGCAGCGTGTGACGGGGCTGAAGCTGTCATCTTCAAACTCTTCATCAACTGTCCCTAAATCGCTTGACTGGACATGCCACACCTCGATCCAACGAGAATCCGAGATCCTGGGGGGCCTCCTCCTCATGCCccgatgaatggatcgtagcgaacaagagggggggtgaatggcgctacgacaagttttagcctttttcaagttttagcgcaacggaaggtaaaggtgatagctttagcgatagcggtgttcctacgatgatcctaggacaagtgcaacaagtaaaggaatcaacaagatagtaagagtaaggagcgagacaaccggagggcgcggagacgaggcgaggtttgtttaccgcagttccttccacaattggaagtacgtctgcgttgaggaggtgctagtctcacacaagagactagacggccacaccacgaaggaaggcctcaccttcttcctcgagacagctccacgaaggtgctcccccttctccactaaggcaccggtcgcggcggtgattccttcacatggttggggtgagctccacacacaaggatgcttccaacaccctatggagctagtacatcaccaagctagcttccatagctgcacatctccaatgttccaccataggaactctaccaccaagatccactaaggagtaccacGAATTGGCAAACTTTCTTCCGGTAGAATGATAGattggggtctcctccaccactcctcaaagtatgggcaagattggttggatggttggggagatcccctcactttgagctcagcaacaatggatgagagagagagagaagagctaaatcgggctggagaagaaggggcctttttataggtccctccaaatccaaccgttatgtgttgtttttgcctaagcggtactaccgcttctgggaagcggtactaccgctctgagtttgaatccctgatacgtccccgacgtatccataatttctgtcgttccatgcttgttttatgacaatacttacatgttttgcttgcactttataatgtttttatgcgttttccggaactaacctattaacaagatgccacagtgccttctgttttctgctgtttttggttccagaaaggctgttcgggcaatattctcggaattggacgaaatcaacgccaaacctcctatttttcccggaaggctccagaacaccgaagaagagtcggagaggggccagagggccaccagaccataaggcggcgtggcctggcctgggcccgcgccaccctatggtgtggagcccccaggcacccccctgtgccgcctcttcgcctataaaatccctttcgacctaaaaacgcagtaccaattgacgaaactccagaaagactccaggggcgccgccgccatcgcgaaactccaattcgggggatagaagtctctgttccggcaccctgccgggacggggaagtgcccccggaagccatctccatcgacgccaccgcctccatcatgctccgtgagtagttcccccatggactacgggttctagcagtagctagttggtatactctcctccatgtacttcaatacaatgatctcatgagctgccttacatgattgagattcatctgatgtaatcggtgttgtgtttgttgggatccgatggatgatacattatgattagtctatctataaagtttgtgaagttattgttgctgcaatcttgttatgcttaatgcttgtcactagggcccgagtggcatgatcttagatttgagctctatacttattgcttagattgtatctacaagttgtatgcacatgtcactgtccggaaccaatggccccgaagtgacagaaatcgggacaaccggaggggatggtagtgatgtgaggatcacatgttttcacggagtgttaatgctttgctccggtactctattaaaaggagtaccttaatatccagtagtttcccttgaggcccggctgccaccggctggtaggacaaaagatgttgtgcaagtttctcattgcgagcacgtacgactataattggaaaacatgcctacataattaataatctggatgttctgtcttaatgctttgattcctatcaattgcccaactgtaatttgttcacccaacacttgtcacttattggagagttaccactagtgtagatcgctgggaaccccggtccatctttcatcatcatatactcgttctacatgtcattggaagtagtatcaactattttccggtgccattgctctcatattgctattactgctgtgttattcttgttactactgctctcatattactgctacttttacatcacccctgttactagtgcttttccaggtgcagctgaattgacaactcagttgttaaggcttacaagtattctttacctccccttgtgtcgaatcaataaatttgggttatactaccctcgaagactatcgcgatcccctatacttgtgggtcatcaatccccacagaacttgtccacgtggacacatagcggtactaccgcttgcggtaccgctcgaggtaccgcaacagggtccaaaccttactggactcgaagcggtaccggagcggtaccacagcggtactgccgtaacgtgttacggtacttgagcggtacctgatacgtctcaaacgtatctataatttcttatgttccatgctacttttatgatgatactcacatgttttatacacactttatgatgattttatgcattttccggaactaacctattaacaagatgccgaagtgccagttcctgttttctgctgtttttggtttcagaaatcttacacaggaaatattctcggaattggacgaaatcaaggcccatgatcttatatttccacgaagcttccagaacaccgaagatggaccagaggggaggcccagggcccccacacgtggtggcggcgcggccagaggggggcgcccccctggtgtgtggagcccccagaccccttccgactccatttcttcgcctatataagtcgtcgtgacctaaaacttcgaggggaataagccacggattgacgaaactccagaaaaccttccagagccgccgccatcgcgaaactccaattcgggggacagaagtctctgttccggcactctgccgggacggggaagtgcccccggaaggcatctccatcgataccaccgccatcttcatcgccatcgctgtctaccatgatgaggagggagtagttctcccccgaggctgagggctctaccgtagctatgtggttaatctctctctttgtgatctagttgaatatcatctatgtgctactctagtgatgttattaaagtagtctattcctcctccatgatgtaatgttgacagtgtgtgcatcatgtagtacttggtataagttatgattgtgatctcttgtagattatgaagttaactattactatgatagtattgatgtgatctattccgcctttcatagcctgacggtgatggtgtgcatgctatgttagtactcggtataattgcgttggtctatcatgcactctaaggttacttaaatatgaacatcgaatgttgtggagcttgttaactccggcattgaggtgctcttgtagccctacacaattaatggtgtttgtcatccaacaagagagtgtagagtggttttattatgtgatcaatgttgagagtgtccactagtgaaagtatgatccctaggccttgtttccaagcatcaaatctccgtttatttactgttctgttgcatgtttactcgctgccatatttatttcagattgctattaccactcatattcatccatattacttgtatttcactatctcttcgccgaactagtgcacctatacatctgacaagtgtattaggtgtgttggggacacaagagacttcttgtatcgtgattgcagggttgcttgaaagggatatctttgacctcttcctccctgagttcgataaaccttgggtgatccacttaagggaaaacttgctgttgttctacaaacctctgctcttggaggcccaacactgtctacatgaaaagaagcgtgagtagacatcaagctattttctggcgccgttgccggggaggtaaggtaaaaggtattcacatcctccgactactaagctatttcctagcactgttgccggtgtgtgagtgctcgaagctatttcctttagatcctgcaattgcatctttttgtttcttgtttttatttttcactagttaggcataatggaaaacaacaaaaaatttagtgagctttttaatctatttcctgagttaagacatgaattgtgtgacgcggaaattaaaaaacctatggaaccttatttgcatactagtagcaatgttattagtatgaacgcaattactgctaatgctatggagaagtctaagcttggggaagctagtttttatgatctttttagcttcccatctttaggggagaaaatttactctgataatactttatctcccatatgcgataactctaatgatgcttgtgatattttaaatccacctactgcaagtactgctttcaagatacccacgaaaattattgaacgtgttatggataaccgctatgaaggggatggaactgtccatcctggagatcatttactgtttttgcatgaattatgcgggttattcaagtgtgcaggtatctctatggatgaagtgaggaagaaactattctctatttcattgccggtaaagcggcacattggtataaattgctgaagaatagtcattctcttggttgggaggaaattgtatctctcttttattctaaattttatcctcctcatgaagtgcatattgataggaattgcatttataacttttatcctcgtgatggagagagtatttcccaagcatgggggagattgaagtcactaatgctcaaatgtcccattcatgagctcccccgtaatgttattattaataatttttatgcaaggctttcaggacatcacaaggactatctagatgcatgtttggagggatctttcacaagcaaggaggttgaagctagatgggatcttcttgatcggattcaggagaatactgaagattgggagaacgacaaaggtagagagtcaggtataaattatgattatgaatgcattgaaactttt
It includes:
- the LOC127317237 gene encoding uncharacterized protein, with the protein product MAAGPLDLWNHWSIQILVLLSFALQVVLFFFAGIRRRGVNPVLRILLWLAYLLADSTAIYALGHLSLGTISKERKQGELVAFWAPFLLMHLGGPDCITAYALQDNQLWLRHLQILVVQVLGAGYVLYKRIADNGFYVMLASVLMFAIGVVKYVERTWALRCGNMGTIRSSLKRGPDAKHHEFHALDQGFREGAANEEELYVRRAHSVFHICKGAIVDSWIEKDSENHGGEMLRDIINEGYKGMWTLMEVELSLLYDILYTKAAVIHTWRGYCIRLVSPLATVAAFLLFHFSVKDGHRRTDIAITYTLLAGAFLLEMASLLMALGSSWTYSFLCTTRWSWFRYAVLCTGRWNQLRQLVKKITRRQVAGHARRWSGEMGQYNMLHFCSRQDTAFSPVLGKLAKMVGLKEWWNSKHYSGTIQISDELRLWLHWYIEQLPRKNKVNTQGVLRQNWGVQALEVHRCYDNFKGYLGIELQEGIVIWHIGTDVFLAKSSRAKADYGSAQEKLVKTIRILSNYMMFLLVERPEMLPGLAQTRLYQQTCENLVDMWCKVESSSHSHPNRKIRTMMKELFLWRDDPNTSRLLQRDELAVILYSEKPEYSTDVPRLCYANWVAKELLKQEKEKGSKAMLDLLLHVWMDFLVYTANRCSRESHAKKLSSGGELTTVLWLMADYFHKSLLYPQFPIGVRTDSPEDG